A genomic window from Flavobacterium lindanitolerans includes:
- the efp gene encoding elongation factor P produces MASTADIRNGLCIKFNHDIYKIVEFLHVKPGKGPAFVRTKLKSLTSGKVLDNTFSAGHKIDVIRVETHTFQFLYAEGNEYHFMNAETFEQISLNKDVLDAPELLKEGTNVMIQINTETDLPLSVDMPASIILEVTYAEPGVKGNTATNATKPATVETGATVNVPLFINEGDKIKIDTATGAYMERVKE; encoded by the coding sequence ATGGCAAGTACTGCAGACATTAGAAACGGATTGTGTATCAAATTCAACCACGATATTTATAAAATTGTAGAGTTCCTTCACGTAAAACCTGGAAAAGGCCCGGCTTTCGTTAGAACTAAACTAAAAAGCTTAACTTCAGGAAAAGTTTTGGATAACACTTTTTCTGCAGGACATAAAATTGATGTAATCCGTGTTGAAACACACACTTTCCAGTTTTTATATGCTGAAGGAAATGAGTATCACTTCATGAATGCTGAAACCTTTGAGCAAATTTCATTAAACAAAGATGTGCTTGATGCACCGGAATTACTAAAAGAGGGAACTAATGTAATGATCCAGATCAATACAGAAACGGATTTGCCTCTTTCTGTAGACATGCCGGCTTCTATAATTTTAGAAGTTACTTATGCAGAACCTGGAGTAAAAGGTAACACGGCTACAAACGCAACAAAGCCGGCAACCGTAGAAACCGGAGCTACTGTAAACGTTCCTTTGTTTATCAATGAAGGTGACAAAATCAAAATTGATACCGCTACAGGAGCTTACATGGAGCGTGTAAAAGAATAA
- a CDS encoding DNA-deoxyinosine glycosylase: MKQAFLPLVNQNSKILILGTMPGEKSLELQEYYGNKGNSFWKLLFTLFNRPLPKEYIEKKQLLEENNIALWDVLAYCERTGSLDSNIKNEKANDFESFYKQYPNIKHVFFSSKNASNFYDKYVGRKKDLQYSILPSPSGANASKSFLQKLEEWEAILEALK; the protein is encoded by the coding sequence ATGAAACAAGCCTTTCTGCCATTAGTTAATCAAAACTCCAAAATCCTTATTTTAGGAACTATGCCCGGAGAAAAATCGCTGGAATTACAGGAATATTATGGTAATAAAGGGAACAGTTTCTGGAAGCTGCTTTTCACGCTATTTAACCGGCCCTTGCCAAAAGAATATATAGAAAAGAAACAGTTATTAGAAGAGAACAATATTGCACTTTGGGATGTTCTGGCCTATTGTGAAAGAACAGGAAGTCTGGACAGCAATATAAAGAATGAAAAAGCCAATGATTTTGAAAGCTTTTACAAGCAATATCCCAATATTAAACATGTCTTTTTTTCGAGTAAAAATGCATCCAATTTCTATGATAAATATGTAGGTCGGAAAAAAGATTTGCAGTATTCCATTTTACCATCACCAAGTGGTGCCAATGCTTCTAAAAGTTTTTTACAAAAACTGGAAGAATGGGAAGCTATTTTGGAAGCACTGAAATAA
- the lpxA gene encoding acyl-ACP--UDP-N-acetylglucosamine O-acyltransferase, with amino-acid sequence MNQPLAYVHPGAKIAKNVVIEPFTTIHNNVVIGDGTWIGSNVTIMEGARIGKNCNIFPGAVISAVPQDLKFGGEDSLAIIGDNSTIRECVTINRGTIASGQTVIGKNCLVMATAHIAHDCHIGDNAIIVNGVALAGHVTVGNYAIIGGLAAVHQFISIGDHAMISGGSLVRKDVPPYTKAAKEPLSYVGINSVGLRRRGFSTEKIREIQEIYRILYQKNYNTTQALSIIEAEMEATPERDEIILFIRNSSRGVMKGYTGIY; translated from the coding sequence ATGAATCAACCTTTAGCATACGTTCATCCTGGTGCAAAAATCGCTAAAAATGTTGTAATAGAGCCATTCACAACAATTCATAATAATGTTGTTATTGGTGATGGAACCTGGATAGGTTCTAATGTTACAATTATGGAAGGTGCAAGAATAGGGAAGAACTGCAATATTTTTCCGGGTGCTGTAATTTCAGCAGTTCCGCAAGACCTTAAATTTGGAGGAGAAGATTCTTTGGCAATTATTGGAGATAATTCAACAATCAGAGAATGTGTTACCATCAACAGAGGTACAATTGCTTCCGGACAGACCGTTATAGGCAAGAATTGCCTGGTTATGGCAACTGCGCATATTGCCCACGACTGTCATATAGGCGACAACGCAATTATAGTTAATGGTGTTGCCTTAGCAGGTCACGTAACTGTAGGTAACTACGCCATCATAGGAGGTTTGGCAGCCGTTCACCAGTTCATCAGCATTGGAGATCATGCTATGATTTCCGGAGGATCTCTGGTAAGAAAAGATGTTCCCCCTTATACAAAAGCGGCAAAAGAACCGCTTTCTTATGTAGGAATTAATTCTGTGGGATTGAGGAGAAGAGGCTTTTCTACTGAAAAAATCAGAGAAATTCAGGAAATCTACCGAATCTTATACCAGAAAAATTACAACACGACTCAGGCTTTAAGTATAATTGAAGCAGAAATGGAAGCTACTCCGGAAAGAGACGAAATTATCCTTTTCATCAGAAACTCATCAAGAGGAGTAATGAAAGGATATACAGGAATTTATTAA
- a CDS encoding UDP-3-O-(3-hydroxymyristoyl)glucosamine N-acyltransferase, with amino-acid sequence MKFPKTHTLKEVADIIDSKYIGDPNFPVYGMNEIHVVEPGDIVFVDHPKYYDKALQSAATIILINKEVECPEGKALLVSDDPFRDFNKLTRHFRPFRATETAISLSAEIGEGTYIQPNCFIGNQVRIGKNCIIHSNVSIYDHTVIGDNVIIHAGAILGADAFYYKKRPEGFDQLISGGRVVIEDNVGIGALCTIDRGVTGDTTIGEGTKLDNQVHVGHDTVIGKKCLIAAQTGIAGCVKIMDEVTIWGQVGVISSITIGERAVVMAQSGITKSIEGDKTYFGTPADEAREKLKQYANVKKIPEILNKLK; translated from the coding sequence ATGAAATTTCCTAAAACACATACTTTAAAAGAAGTTGCTGACATTATTGACAGCAAATATATTGGCGATCCAAATTTTCCGGTTTACGGAATGAATGAAATTCATGTCGTAGAACCAGGAGATATTGTCTTTGTCGACCATCCAAAATATTATGACAAAGCGTTACAATCAGCAGCTACAATTATTCTGATTAATAAAGAAGTAGAATGTCCGGAAGGAAAAGCATTGCTTGTTTCAGATGATCCGTTTCGGGATTTCAATAAACTGACAAGACATTTCAGACCTTTTAGGGCTACTGAAACGGCGATTTCGCTTAGCGCAGAAATTGGTGAAGGAACCTATATCCAGCCCAATTGTTTTATTGGTAATCAGGTCAGAATAGGAAAAAATTGTATCATCCATTCGAATGTCTCTATATATGACCATACGGTTATTGGAGATAACGTAATAATTCATGCAGGAGCTATTTTAGGGGCAGATGCTTTTTACTATAAAAAGCGCCCTGAAGGTTTTGACCAGCTTATTTCCGGAGGAAGGGTTGTTATTGAAGACAATGTAGGAATAGGTGCCTTATGTACTATCGACCGTGGGGTAACCGGGGATACTACTATTGGTGAAGGAACAAAACTGGACAATCAGGTTCATGTTGGACACGATACGGTAATCGGAAAAAAATGCCTTATCGCTGCACAGACCGGAATCGCAGGTTGTGTAAAAATCATGGACGAAGTAACCATTTGGGGGCAAGTAGGAGTTATTAGCAGTATCACAATTGGTGAAAGGGCTGTTGTTATGGCGCAATCCGGTATTACAAAATCAATCGAAGGCGATAAAACCTATTTTGGTACTCCGGCCGACGAAGCCCGTGAAAAATTAAAACAATATGCCAACGTAAAGAAAATTCCGGAAATCCTTAATAAACTGAAATAA
- the lpxD gene encoding UDP-3-O-(3-hydroxymyristoyl)glucosamine N-acyltransferase has protein sequence MKFTAEQIAGILDGEVVGNPHAEVYKLSKIEEGSEGSLTFLANPKYLNYIYTTQATITIVNTTFTPESEITTTLIKVEDAYKSFSKLLEYYNQVKLMKSGIEQPSVISENVTYGDNLYLGSFCYIGKNVKIGENVKIYPNSFVGDNVTIGDNTILFAGVRIYSETEIGRGCTIHSGAIIGSDGFGFVPNEEGVYSKVPQIGNVIIEDNVDIGSCTTIDRATLGSTIIKKGVKLDNQIQIAHNVVIGENTVIASQTGVAGSTKIGSNCIIGGQVGIVGHITIGNGVRIQAQSGVGKNLADGETVQGSPALGYSDFNKSYVHFKNLPKIVSDIEALKKQVTNENSINNG, from the coding sequence ATGAAATTCACAGCAGAACAAATAGCAGGTATTTTAGACGGTGAAGTAGTAGGGAATCCCCATGCGGAAGTTTATAAATTGTCAAAAATAGAAGAAGGTTCCGAAGGATCCCTGACATTTTTGGCAAACCCTAAATACCTTAATTATATTTATACCACTCAGGCAACGATTACGATTGTAAATACTACATTTACTCCGGAATCTGAAATTACTACCACACTTATTAAGGTAGAAGACGCCTATAAATCCTTTTCCAAATTATTAGAATATTACAATCAGGTTAAACTGATGAAGTCTGGCATAGAACAGCCTTCTGTAATTTCTGAAAACGTGACCTATGGTGATAACCTCTATCTGGGAAGTTTTTGCTATATTGGCAAAAATGTCAAAATAGGAGAGAACGTTAAGATATATCCTAATAGTTTTGTAGGAGATAATGTAACTATTGGTGATAATACTATCCTTTTTGCAGGTGTGCGTATCTATTCAGAAACAGAAATAGGAAGAGGATGCACCATCCACTCGGGAGCTATTATAGGTTCTGACGGTTTTGGTTTTGTGCCAAATGAAGAAGGTGTTTACAGTAAGGTACCACAAATAGGAAATGTTATTATTGAAGATAATGTAGATATTGGCTCATGCACTACCATTGACAGGGCTACATTAGGTTCTACTATAATCAAAAAAGGCGTTAAGCTCGATAACCAGATTCAGATTGCTCACAACGTTGTAATTGGAGAAAATACGGTTATAGCTTCACAAACGGGTGTTGCGGGTTCTACCAAAATAGGCAGTAATTGCATTATTGGCGGACAAGTAGGCATAGTAGGTCATATTACTATTGGTAATGGTGTCCGTATTCAGGCGCAGTCCGGAGTGGGTAAAAACCTTGCTGACGGAGAAACAGTTCAGGGTAGTCCGGCATTAGGCTATTCTGATTTTAATAAATCGTATGTTCATTTCAAGAACCTGCCAAAGATAGTATCAGATATTGAAGCCTTAAAAAAACAAGTAACAAACGAAAATAGCATAAACAATGGTTAA
- a CDS encoding pirin family protein, producing the protein MSNIDLIIEERPRDIGDFLVGRLLPFRKKRMVGPFIFIDHMGPTKMGPDHYMDVGQHPHIGLATLTFLLEGEVMHKDSIGTVQKIAPGSVNWMIAGNGVTHTERTPEELRHGKEYMMHGYQIWVALPKDKEDMEPEFHHFDRNDLPRWKDETAEFTLVAGKGYGKESPVPVHSDLFMVEIKTQDEYLLHTEGQLFGEIGICVVEGAVQACDNHVEKGNMLVSKLDNACSMTLKPNTHIILFGGQPLPEERFIYWNFVSSSNEKIEAAKERWRKKEFPKVKDDNSYVVMPEV; encoded by the coding sequence ATGTCAAACATCGACTTAATCATAGAAGAAAGGCCACGTGATATTGGGGACTTTTTGGTAGGCAGACTATTACCTTTCCGTAAAAAAAGAATGGTAGGGCCATTTATCTTTATTGACCACATGGGACCAACAAAAATGGGACCGGATCATTATATGGATGTAGGCCAGCATCCGCACATTGGATTGGCAACATTGACTTTCTTGCTCGAAGGCGAAGTCATGCATAAGGATAGTATTGGCACTGTACAGAAAATAGCTCCGGGGTCTGTAAACTGGATGATTGCCGGAAATGGTGTAACCCATACCGAAAGAACTCCTGAAGAATTAAGACACGGAAAAGAGTATATGATGCATGGCTACCAAATATGGGTAGCACTGCCAAAAGACAAAGAAGATATGGAGCCGGAATTTCACCATTTTGACAGGAACGATCTGCCACGATGGAAAGACGAAACGGCAGAATTTACATTAGTGGCAGGAAAAGGATACGGTAAAGAATCACCGGTTCCGGTACATTCTGATCTGTTTATGGTCGAAATCAAAACCCAGGATGAATACCTTCTCCATACAGAAGGACAGCTTTTTGGGGAAATTGGAATCTGTGTCGTTGAAGGCGCTGTTCAGGCCTGTGATAATCATGTTGAAAAAGGAAATATGTTGGTGTCAAAATTGGACAATGCCTGTTCCATGACCCTCAAACCAAATACCCATATTATTCTTTTTGGTGGTCAACCGCTTCCTGAAGAGCGATTTATCTATTGGAATTTTGTGTCTTCCAGCAATGAAAAAATTGAAGCGGCAAAAGAACGTTGGAGAAAAAAAGAATTTCCGAAGGTAAAAGACGATAACAGTTATGTTGTCATGCCGGAAGTTTAA
- the sucD gene encoding succinate--CoA ligase subunit alpha codes for MSVLVNKDSKIIVQGFTGSEGTFHASQMIEYGTNVVGGVTPGKGGTTHLDRPVFNTVKDAVDQAGADTTIIFVPPAFAADAIMEAADAGIKVIITITEGIPVADMVKAYAYIQNKDCRLVGPNCPGVITPEEAKVGIMPGFVFKKGKVGIVSKSGTLTYEAADQVVKQGMGITTAIGIGGDPIIGTTTKEAVELLMNDPETECIIMIGEIGGQLEADAAKWIKADGNRKPVIGFIAGETAPKGRTMGHAGAIVGGADDTAEAKKRIMRENGIHVVDSPAEIGKKVKEVMG; via the coding sequence ATGAGCGTTTTAGTCAATAAAGATTCTAAAATAATTGTTCAAGGTTTTACAGGAAGCGAAGGAACTTTTCACGCTTCTCAAATGATTGAATACGGAACAAATGTTGTAGGTGGTGTAACTCCGGGTAAAGGAGGAACAACTCACTTAGACCGTCCGGTTTTCAACACTGTTAAAGATGCTGTTGATCAGGCTGGAGCAGATACTACAATCATTTTCGTACCGCCAGCTTTCGCGGCTGACGCAATTATGGAAGCTGCAGATGCAGGAATCAAAGTCATTATCACAATTACTGAAGGAATTCCGGTTGCTGATATGGTTAAGGCTTACGCTTATATTCAAAATAAAGATTGTCGCCTTGTAGGTCCAAACTGTCCGGGTGTAATTACTCCGGAAGAAGCTAAAGTTGGTATCATGCCAGGTTTCGTTTTCAAAAAAGGAAAAGTAGGTATCGTTTCCAAATCAGGAACACTTACTTATGAAGCAGCAGATCAGGTGGTAAAACAAGGTATGGGAATCACTACGGCTATCGGTATTGGAGGAGATCCAATCATTGGAACTACTACAAAAGAAGCTGTTGAATTGTTGATGAACGACCCTGAAACAGAATGTATCATCATGATTGGTGAAATCGGTGGGCAATTAGAAGCTGATGCTGCTAAATGGATTAAAGCTGACGGGAACAGAAAACCGGTTATCGGATTCATCGCTGGTGAAACTGCTCCAAAAGGAAGAACAATGGGTCACGCTGGTGCAATTGTAGGTGGAGCTGACGATACAGCTGAAGCTAAAAAACGCATCATGAGAGAAAATGGTATCCACGTTGTTGATTCTCCTGCTGAAATCGGTAAAAAAGTAAAAGAAGTTATGGGTTAA
- a CDS encoding Na+/H+ antiporter NhaC family protein — protein sequence MKHLIKTKGSIVALLPFFIFIFTFLGVGILLNDFYALPSPIAVTFGIITAFLLFRESIEAKVDTLIKGCGNNQIITMCLIYLLSGAFAVVTQAMGAVDAVVNLGISTIDTEYFPLGIFLIASFLSTATGTSVGSIVALGPIAISLADKSGASMPLIAGSLLGGSMLGDNLSIISDTTIAATQSLGCEMRDKFKVNLFIALPASIITILLLFYLGVNSEISPVAIEKESYELITILPYILVIGLAVSGLNVFITLLIGILVAGIIGFFQNDFTVLSFLQKNYEGFLSMTDIFLLSMLTGGLAALVEKAGGIDYVLQKIKSKIKSKKSAQMGIGTLVSFTNVAIANNTVSIVITGAIAKEISDEYELSPKKTAAILDIFSCIVQGILPYGAQVLLILNFAKGRLDVIDLIANAWYIYILLIFTLIAIYSKTWNKRIDKFLKV from the coding sequence ATGAAACATCTTATTAAAACTAAAGGTTCTATTGTAGCCTTATTGCCCTTTTTCATTTTTATCTTTACATTCCTTGGTGTCGGAATCCTGCTCAATGACTTTTATGCTTTGCCGTCTCCAATAGCAGTAACTTTTGGGATAATTACAGCCTTTTTACTTTTTAGGGAATCTATTGAGGCAAAAGTTGACACGCTGATAAAAGGCTGCGGAAATAATCAAATCATCACAATGTGTCTTATTTATCTGCTGTCCGGAGCTTTTGCTGTCGTTACTCAGGCAATGGGAGCTGTAGACGCAGTTGTAAATTTAGGAATCAGTACAATAGACACGGAGTATTTCCCATTAGGCATCTTTTTAATAGCCTCATTTTTATCAACTGCCACAGGAACTTCTGTCGGCTCGATAGTAGCCTTAGGACCAATCGCCATCAGCCTGGCTGACAAAAGCGGTGCTTCCATGCCTTTAATTGCCGGGTCATTACTGGGCGGCTCCATGTTGGGAGACAACTTGTCTATTATATCAGACACTACAATTGCTGCCACACAATCGCTTGGATGTGAAATGCGCGATAAATTTAAAGTCAATCTCTTTATAGCGTTACCGGCATCTATTATCACAATACTATTACTTTTCTATCTAGGAGTTAATTCAGAAATAAGTCCGGTAGCTATTGAAAAAGAAAGCTACGAACTCATTACAATACTGCCATATATCCTTGTAATAGGCCTAGCTGTGTCAGGTTTAAATGTTTTTATAACCCTGTTGATTGGGATATTGGTTGCGGGAATTATTGGCTTTTTCCAAAATGATTTCACTGTACTGAGTTTTTTACAGAAAAACTATGAAGGCTTTTTAAGCATGACCGATATATTTCTATTATCAATGCTAACGGGCGGACTGGCCGCCTTAGTTGAAAAAGCGGGAGGCATTGATTATGTTCTGCAAAAGATAAAGTCAAAAATTAAGAGCAAAAAATCAGCACAAATGGGAATAGGTACTTTGGTGAGTTTTACCAACGTGGCTATTGCCAATAACACTGTTTCTATTGTAATTACCGGAGCCATAGCCAAAGAAATTAGTGATGAATATGAACTGAGTCCTAAAAAAACAGCTGCAATTCTCGATATTTTTTCATGTATAGTGCAGGGAATTCTTCCGTATGGAGCACAAGTGCTGTTAATTTTAAATTTTGCAAAGGGACGATTGGATGTGATTGACCTGATTGCAAATGCCTGGTATATTTATATACTGCTGATTTTTACACTGATTGCGATTTATAGCAAAACATGGAACAAAAGGATAGATAAATTCCTGAAAGTTTAA
- a CDS encoding HD domain-containing protein, protein MSYTNKLKIFNDPIYGFITIPDTLLYDLIQHPYFQRLRRISQMGLSYLVYPGAHHTRFHHALGCMHIMQKAVEVLRYKGVIISNEEEKALYIAILLHDIGHGPFSHAMEHSIVENVNHEAISLLFMNKLNEEFDGQLTLAIRVFKGEYHRKFMLQLISSQLDMDRMDYLRRDSFYSGVAEGNINSDRLIQMMNVVDDVLVIEEKGIYSVEKFLMARRLMYWQAYLHKTSLVAENMLVRVLKRAKELSQKGVVLPCSEPLLYFMQHKVELNDFDDAVLERFSQLDDTDIIAALKAWQNHNDFILSNLSKMIVNRDLLKIKLSSEKYTPEDVEDLKSKLTNFYRISQQEASYFIFKGKIKNQAYNKDVEPIKILKKDRTIEDVVEASDQLNLKALSKPVTKYFICFPKVLAENS, encoded by the coding sequence GTGAGCTATACGAACAAACTGAAAATATTTAATGATCCTATTTATGGGTTTATTACGATTCCGGATACGCTTTTATATGATTTAATCCAACACCCTTATTTTCAGAGGCTTCGTAGGATTTCACAGATGGGATTATCATACCTGGTATATCCCGGTGCGCACCACACCCGATTCCATCATGCCTTAGGCTGCATGCACATTATGCAAAAGGCTGTTGAAGTATTACGGTATAAAGGCGTTATTATTTCAAATGAGGAAGAAAAAGCATTATACATTGCAATTTTATTGCATGACATAGGACATGGCCCGTTTTCGCATGCTATGGAACACAGTATAGTAGAAAATGTAAATCATGAAGCAATTTCATTATTATTTATGAATAAGCTTAATGAAGAGTTTGATGGACAGCTTACTTTGGCAATACGGGTTTTCAAAGGTGAATACCATAGAAAGTTTATGCTACAGCTTATTTCGAGTCAGCTGGACATGGACAGGATGGATTATCTTAGAAGAGACAGTTTTTACTCGGGTGTTGCAGAAGGAAATATCAATTCGGACCGATTAATTCAGATGATGAATGTGGTTGATGATGTTTTGGTCATTGAAGAAAAAGGAATCTACTCTGTCGAAAAATTTCTGATGGCAAGAAGGCTTATGTACTGGCAGGCTTATCTTCATAAAACGAGCCTGGTAGCAGAAAATATGCTGGTTAGAGTACTCAAAAGAGCAAAGGAATTATCACAAAAAGGAGTCGTATTGCCGTGTAGTGAACCGTTATTGTATTTTATGCAGCATAAGGTTGAATTAAATGATTTTGACGATGCTGTTCTTGAAAGATTTTCACAACTGGATGACACCGATATTATTGCGGCTTTAAAAGCATGGCAAAATCATAATGATTTTATATTGAGTAATTTAAGTAAAATGATTGTGAATCGGGATTTGCTGAAAATTAAGCTCAGTAGCGAAAAATATACACCTGAAGATGTGGAAGACCTAAAATCAAAGTTGACTAATTTTTACAGGATTTCACAACAGGAAGCTTCCTATTTTATATTCAAAGGAAAAATTAAAAACCAGGCCTATAATAAGGATGTTGAACCTATCAAAATATTAAAAAAGGATAGGACAATTGAAGATGTTGTTGAAGCTTCGGATCAGCTCAATCTCAAGGCACTTTCAAAGCCTGTAACCAAATATTTTATTTGTTTCCCAAAAGTACTTGCGGAAAATTCATAA
- a CDS encoding bifunctional UDP-3-O-[3-hydroxymyristoyl] N-acetylglucosamine deacetylase/3-hydroxyacyl-ACP dehydratase, translating to MVKQKTIKNEISLTGVGLHTGKEVKMTFKPAPINNGFTFVRVDLEGQPIIEADANYVVNTQRGTNLEKKGVKIQTSEHVLAAFIGCDIDNVIIELDASEPPIMDGSSKFFVEAIEKAGIEEQDAERKVYVVKEVISYTDEATGSEILVMPSDDYQVTTMVDFGTKVLGTQNATMKSIADFKTEIADARTFSFLHELEALLENGLIKGGDLNNAIVYVDKEISDSTMENLKVAFGKDKISVKPNGVLDNLTLHYPNEAARHKLLDVVGDLALIGMKIKGKVIANKPGHFVNTQFAKKMSKIIKIEQRNQVPVYDLNQEPLMDIHKIMSILPHRPPFLFIDRIIEMSDTHVVGLKNVTMNESFFVGHFPGAPVMPGVIIVEAMAQTGGILILSSVPDPENYLTYFMKIDNVKFKQKVLPGDSLIFKCDLMSPIRRGICQMQASAYANGRLVAEAELMAQISKTN from the coding sequence ATGGTTAAACAGAAGACCATAAAGAATGAAATCTCACTAACAGGCGTGGGATTGCATACTGGTAAAGAAGTAAAAATGACTTTCAAGCCTGCTCCTATAAACAATGGTTTTACATTTGTAAGGGTAGATTTAGAAGGCCAGCCTATTATTGAAGCAGATGCCAATTATGTAGTAAACACACAACGTGGCACCAACTTAGAGAAAAAAGGAGTAAAAATTCAAACTTCTGAACACGTATTGGCAGCATTCATTGGTTGCGATATCGATAACGTTATTATTGAATTGGATGCTTCGGAACCGCCTATTATGGATGGCTCCTCAAAGTTTTTTGTTGAGGCGATTGAAAAAGCCGGAATCGAAGAACAGGATGCCGAGCGTAAAGTATATGTAGTAAAAGAAGTTATTTCTTATACTGATGAGGCTACCGGAAGCGAAATTTTGGTAATGCCATCTGACGATTATCAGGTAACCACTATGGTCGATTTTGGTACAAAAGTTTTGGGTACTCAAAACGCTACCATGAAAAGCATTGCTGATTTCAAGACAGAAATTGCAGATGCAAGAACCTTCAGCTTCCTTCACGAATTGGAAGCATTGCTGGAAAACGGATTGATAAAAGGAGGCGACCTAAACAATGCTATTGTTTATGTTGACAAGGAAATTTCTGATAGCACTATGGAAAACCTAAAGGTAGCTTTTGGAAAAGATAAGATTTCTGTAAAACCAAACGGAGTTTTAGACAACCTGACTTTACACTATCCAAACGAAGCAGCCCGCCACAAATTACTTGATGTTGTTGGTGACCTGGCCTTAATCGGAATGAAGATTAAAGGAAAAGTTATAGCAAATAAACCAGGACATTTTGTGAATACGCAATTCGCTAAAAAAATGTCCAAAATCATCAAAATAGAACAAAGAAATCAGGTACCTGTTTATGATTTAAATCAGGAACCTTTAATGGATATCCATAAAATTATGAGCATTTTGCCTCATAGACCACCTTTCCTGTTTATTGATAGAATTATAGAAATGTCAGATACACATGTTGTTGGATTAAAGAATGTGACTATGAATGAAAGTTTCTTCGTAGGCCACTTTCCAGGAGCACCGGTAATGCCAGGCGTTATCATTGTAGAAGCCATGGCACAGACGGGAGGAATCCTTATTTTGAGCTCTGTACCGGATCCTGAAAATTACCTGACTTATTTTATGAAAATTGACAATGTAAAATTCAAACAAAAGGTATTGCCGGGAGACAGCCTAATTTTCAAATGTGATTTGATGTCTCCAATCAGAAGGGGAATTTGCCAGATGCAGGCCAGTGCTTATGCTAACGGAAGATTAGTAGCAGAAGCGGAGCTGATGGCGCAAATTTCAAAAACTAACTAA
- a CDS encoding nuclear transport factor 2 family protein has protein sequence MTPKEIVQNFYKSDALLDQKIMESSLHPEVVLDWNSSKGFLQMNRTEILALSAELQVAYTRSKIRISHILEEENLVSVRYSHYVKTFENPREEMLLAHFMVIWEIKDGKLYRGFQMSQLS, from the coding sequence ATGACACCAAAAGAAATCGTACAGAATTTTTACAAGTCAGATGCACTTCTTGACCAAAAAATAATGGAATCTTCATTGCATCCTGAAGTTGTTTTAGACTGGAATAGTTCAAAAGGATTTTTGCAGATGAACAGGACTGAAATATTAGCCTTGTCTGCTGAACTTCAGGTTGCCTATACACGATCAAAAATTCGCATCAGCCATATTCTGGAAGAAGAAAATTTGGTTTCTGTAAGATATTCACACTATGTAAAAACATTTGAAAACCCAAGAGAAGAGATGCTTTTGGCCCATTTTATGGTAATCTGGGAAATAAAAGACGGCAAACTTTACAGGGGATTTCAAATGAGCCAACTGTCCTGA